Part of the Paenibacillus sp. JNUCC32 genome is shown below.
CCTTGCAATTCCTTCAGCAGATCATCAAACGACATGGGCTTTTGCTTTCTCAGAGTACCACTCCTATAAATTAATATTTGTGTTCAGTATAACATAACCGGAATTCTCATATACATGGTGGGCATCCGGAAGGCTGAGCGCACCGTTATCTTCTTAACAAGGAAGACCAGGTTTGCTCCAGCCAGCTGTCGAAGTCGGCGCCTTTGTCACCCTCGTACGTATCGTAGATGTCGATTCTCATCTTCTTCAGCTTTTCTTTGAAGTCTTCATACGTGTGGTCACGGGGAAGGCTTTTTTTGATGCGCAGGAGTACCTTCGAAACGTCTTTCATCAGCTCGCCTTTGCGTCTTTCGGGCATCTGCACGTCCTCGCCAAAGGCCAGGAGTTTATGATAGGCAGCCTCCCGCACTTGGTGAACCGCATCCGTATTCAGTCTATGCAGCAAAATATCGATGGATTTTTGATTTTTCCATTTTCCCAGCTCTTCAACGGCGCTTAAGCGTTCTCTCCAATTGGCGTTTCGGTTGGCGGAGCTTTTCAATTCCTCATAATTCGACGGCATGTCCGTCAAAACTTCTTGATTGTCCAATCCGTTCATCTCCTTCATTAGGTTGTATCAGGGGTTCTTAAAACCATATGTTCATTATGGGGTACCTTTATGATTATCGGCGTCCGCTGTATTGTCCGCCTGCTTGGTCCCTTTACTGGTATAAGGTTTGGGTTTACTCTTGGCTCTTCTTGCGCTTGCATCCCA
Proteins encoded:
- a CDS encoding HEAT repeat domain-containing protein; the encoded protein is MDNQEVLTDMPSNYEELKSSANRNANWRERLSAVEELGKWKNQKSIDILLHRLNTDAVHQVREAAYHKLLAFGEDVQMPERRKGELMKDVSKVLLRIKKSLPRDHTYEDFKEKLKKMRIDIYDTYEGDKGADFDSWLEQTWSSLLRR
- a CDS encoding DUF3934 family protein; amino-acid sequence: MSKSKGKGGTGRGTGKKGWSRWDASARRAKSKPKPYTSKGTKQADNTADADNHKGTP